A stretch of Brassica napus cultivar Da-Ae chromosome C6, Da-Ae, whole genome shotgun sequence DNA encodes these proteins:
- the LOC106392098 gene encoding trimethylguanosine synthase-like isoform X1 → MGMVGSEVEEESASIKALGSLFKLTQIHLWEDGSTDTCLVPLFHEHKDRFEDMGLIQEMKALGLPVAFQTNKEWKNRTKSIPQKKRIKDRSDQVNVDVASPQSLLVSDCSPHHAIGGDEEVDGSSVENDCVQISAVEQNDEVACLGDGDRDSLLTSEATDSRSYELGDEHGSSEWKVYWDSFYGRNYFYNVMTQESTWQPPLGMEHLAYSHETHNLNEFPTEATEKQPDDLLRNLPADDVPPEQSDDLGGVCQSQHETKTLEEVSSLIDTYQETSIGNQLLDVTTLEEEGNGTSVVKTIKKAKKKTRRSRAKKIFSCSNTGVPDEYSDVLGKYWCQRYLLFSRFDEGIKMDEEGWFSVTPEAIAKHHASRGSGGVVIDCFTGVGGNAIQFASRSHYVIAIDLDPKKLDLAKHNAAVYGVADKIDFVKGDFFDLAHNLKAGTVFLSPPWGGPDYLKASTYDMKTMLRPRDGDALFTAAVNIASTVIMFLPRNVDINQLAELALSTSPPWSLEVEKNYLNGKLKAITAYYFRQDGC, encoded by the exons ATGGGCATGGTTGGAAgcgaagtagaagaagaaagtgCTTCAATCAAAGCTCTGGGCTCTCTCTTCAAGCTTACCCAAATCCATCTATG GGAAGATGGGTCGACAGATACTTGTTTGGTTCCTCTCTTCCATGAACACA aAGACAGGTTTGAAGATATGGGATTGATACAAGAGATGAAGGCTCTGGGTCTTCCTGTTGCTTTTCAGACCAATAAGGAG TGGAAGAACAGAACCAAGTCTATCCCccaaaagaaaagaatcaaggaTCGATCAGACCAGGTTAATGTTGACGTTGCATCCCCTCAGAGTTTGTTGGTATCTGATTGCTCTCCACATCATGCTATTGGTGGTGATGAGGAGGTTGATGGATCCTCTGTGGAAAACGATTGTGTTCAAATAAGTGCAGTAGAACAAAATGATGAAGTTGCTTGCTTGGGAGATGGAGATAGAGATTCTTTGTTGACATCAGAGGCAACAGATTCTCGGAGCTACGAACTCGGTGATGAGCATGGCTCTAGTGAATGGAAAGTTTACTGGGATTCTTTCTATGGACGCAATTATTTTTACAACGTTATGACACAAGAGTCTACATGGCAGCCACCGCTTgggatggagcatctagcttaTAGCCATGAAACCCATAACTTGAATGAATTTCCTACAGAG GCAACAGAGAAGCAGCCTGATGACTTGCTCAGAAATTTACCTGCGGATGATGTTCCTCCTGAACAATCTGATGATCTTGGTGGGGTTTGTCAAAGTCAACATGAAACAAAAACCCTAGAGGAAGTTAGCAG TTTGATTGATACATACCAAGAAACTTCCATTGGGAATCAACTTCTGGATGTTACTACTCTGGAAGAAGAGGGAAACGGTACATCTGTTGTAAAAACAATTAAGAAGGCTaaaaagaagacaagaagaagTCGAGCGAAGAAGATATTCTCTTGTTCGAATACAG GTGTTCCTGATGAATATTCTGATGTCCTTGGCAAGTACTGGTGCCAACGATATCTCCTCTTCTCCAGGTTTGATGAAGGCATCAAAATGGACGAGGAAGGATGGTTTTCTGTCACTCCTGAAGCTATAGCTAAGCATCATGCCTCTCGGGGTAGCGGAGGTGTAGTCATTGACTGTTTTACAGGAGTTGGTGGAAATGCTATTCAGTTCGCTTCGAG GAGTCATTATGTGATTGCAATTGATTTGGATCCAAAGAAACTTGATTTAGCGAAGCATAATGCTGCCGTATATGGCGTTGCTGATAAAATCGACTTTGTGAAGGGAGACTTCTTTGACTTGGCTCATAACTTGAAG GCAGGCACTGTGTTCCTATCGCCTCCATGGGGAGGCCCTGATTATCTTAAAGCGAGTACGTATGACATGAAGACAATGTTGAGACCTCGTGATGG AGACGCTCTATTTACTGCGGCCGTGAACATCGCATCGACTGTTATAATGTTTCTTCCTAGAAATGTTGATATTAACCAATTGGCAGAGCTAGCCTTATCAACATCTCCTCCATGGTCACTTGAG GTAGAAAAGAACTACTTAAATGGGAAGCTGAAGGCAATAACAGCATACTACTTCAGACAAGATGGTTGTTAA
- the LOC106392098 gene encoding trimethylguanosine synthase-like isoform X2, with protein sequence MGMVGSEVEEESASIKALGSLFKLTQIHLWEDGSTDTCLVPLFHEHNRFEDMGLIQEMKALGLPVAFQTNKEWKNRTKSIPQKKRIKDRSDQVNVDVASPQSLLVSDCSPHHAIGGDEEVDGSSVENDCVQISAVEQNDEVACLGDGDRDSLLTSEATDSRSYELGDEHGSSEWKVYWDSFYGRNYFYNVMTQESTWQPPLGMEHLAYSHETHNLNEFPTEATEKQPDDLLRNLPADDVPPEQSDDLGGVCQSQHETKTLEEVSSLIDTYQETSIGNQLLDVTTLEEEGNGTSVVKTIKKAKKKTRRSRAKKIFSCSNTGVPDEYSDVLGKYWCQRYLLFSRFDEGIKMDEEGWFSVTPEAIAKHHASRGSGGVVIDCFTGVGGNAIQFASRSHYVIAIDLDPKKLDLAKHNAAVYGVADKIDFVKGDFFDLAHNLKAGTVFLSPPWGGPDYLKASTYDMKTMLRPRDGDALFTAAVNIASTVIMFLPRNVDINQLAELALSTSPPWSLEVEKNYLNGKLKAITAYYFRQDGC encoded by the exons ATGGGCATGGTTGGAAgcgaagtagaagaagaaagtgCTTCAATCAAAGCTCTGGGCTCTCTCTTCAAGCTTACCCAAATCCATCTATG GGAAGATGGGTCGACAGATACTTGTTTGGTTCCTCTCTTCCATGAACACA ACAGGTTTGAAGATATGGGATTGATACAAGAGATGAAGGCTCTGGGTCTTCCTGTTGCTTTTCAGACCAATAAGGAG TGGAAGAACAGAACCAAGTCTATCCCccaaaagaaaagaatcaaggaTCGATCAGACCAGGTTAATGTTGACGTTGCATCCCCTCAGAGTTTGTTGGTATCTGATTGCTCTCCACATCATGCTATTGGTGGTGATGAGGAGGTTGATGGATCCTCTGTGGAAAACGATTGTGTTCAAATAAGTGCAGTAGAACAAAATGATGAAGTTGCTTGCTTGGGAGATGGAGATAGAGATTCTTTGTTGACATCAGAGGCAACAGATTCTCGGAGCTACGAACTCGGTGATGAGCATGGCTCTAGTGAATGGAAAGTTTACTGGGATTCTTTCTATGGACGCAATTATTTTTACAACGTTATGACACAAGAGTCTACATGGCAGCCACCGCTTgggatggagcatctagcttaTAGCCATGAAACCCATAACTTGAATGAATTTCCTACAGAG GCAACAGAGAAGCAGCCTGATGACTTGCTCAGAAATTTACCTGCGGATGATGTTCCTCCTGAACAATCTGATGATCTTGGTGGGGTTTGTCAAAGTCAACATGAAACAAAAACCCTAGAGGAAGTTAGCAG TTTGATTGATACATACCAAGAAACTTCCATTGGGAATCAACTTCTGGATGTTACTACTCTGGAAGAAGAGGGAAACGGTACATCTGTTGTAAAAACAATTAAGAAGGCTaaaaagaagacaagaagaagTCGAGCGAAGAAGATATTCTCTTGTTCGAATACAG GTGTTCCTGATGAATATTCTGATGTCCTTGGCAAGTACTGGTGCCAACGATATCTCCTCTTCTCCAGGTTTGATGAAGGCATCAAAATGGACGAGGAAGGATGGTTTTCTGTCACTCCTGAAGCTATAGCTAAGCATCATGCCTCTCGGGGTAGCGGAGGTGTAGTCATTGACTGTTTTACAGGAGTTGGTGGAAATGCTATTCAGTTCGCTTCGAG GAGTCATTATGTGATTGCAATTGATTTGGATCCAAAGAAACTTGATTTAGCGAAGCATAATGCTGCCGTATATGGCGTTGCTGATAAAATCGACTTTGTGAAGGGAGACTTCTTTGACTTGGCTCATAACTTGAAG GCAGGCACTGTGTTCCTATCGCCTCCATGGGGAGGCCCTGATTATCTTAAAGCGAGTACGTATGACATGAAGACAATGTTGAGACCTCGTGATGG AGACGCTCTATTTACTGCGGCCGTGAACATCGCATCGACTGTTATAATGTTTCTTCCTAGAAATGTTGATATTAACCAATTGGCAGAGCTAGCCTTATCAACATCTCCTCCATGGTCACTTGAG GTAGAAAAGAACTACTTAAATGGGAAGCTGAAGGCAATAACAGCATACTACTTCAGACAAGATGGTTGTTAA
- the LOC106394272 gene encoding uncharacterized protein LOC106394272, with product MSKISNLDYAALNLSGDNYLQWALDTKINLRSKELGDAINEGNNETDKNRYMAISIIRHHLIEGLKDQYLTMENPLDLCTALQRRYDHQKTVLLPKAKHEWKNLRFMDYKSVDEYNSVLFKIVSMMRLCGEEVTEKELLDKTFSTFHSTNVLLQQHEMRPIGTAALPEANEAEKKDPKECNHVHDDKRSHGKGLSRNKGRGRDNYSYGRLGNHNNHGRGSSYGCGRGSYGRGRGGISKPSNSSKSACHRCGMSNHWAKNCRTPKHLCELYQESLKNKNPEAHMVHDTGYDADDNSDLEKDDLLDFETSDCLKD from the exons atgtcgaaaatctcaaacCTAGACTATGctgcccttaatctctccggagacaactATTTGCAATGGGCACTTGACACAAAGATTAACTTGAGGTCAAAGGAACTCGGTGATGCTATCAACGAGGGCAACAATGAAACTGATAAGAATCGGTACAtggctataagtattatacgccaCCATCTCATTGagggtctaaaagatcagtacctCACCATGGAGAATCCACTAGACCTTTGCACCGCTTTACAGCGacgatatgatcaccagaaaacggtgctATTACCAAAGGCTAAACATGAGTGGAAGAATCTCAGATTCatggactataagtctgtggatgaaTACAATTCAGTATTGTTTAAGATAGTCTCAATgatgagactttgtggtgaggAAGTAACCGAGAAAGAGTTGCTTGATAAAACATTCTCCACGTTCCATTCGACGAACGTGTTGCTGCAACAAca tgagatgagacccaTCGGAACAGCAGCATTACCAGAAGCCAATGAGGctgaaaagaaagatcccaaagaGTGCAACCACGTCCATGATGATAAGAGATCACACGGCAAAGGCCTTAGTAGAAACAAAGGACGTGGCCGTGACAACTACTCATATGGTCGGctaggaaaccacaataaccatggTCGTGGTTCGAGCTATGGCTGTGGCCGAGGCAGttatggccgtggtcgaggcggcatatccaaaccgtctAACTCGTCCAAATCAGCTTGTCACAGATGCGGGATGAGtaaccattgggccaagaactgtAGAACCCCTAAACATCTATGTGAGCTCTATCAAGAGAGCcttaagaacaagaacccggaagCCCATATGGTTCATGATACCGGGTATGATGCTGATGATAATTCCGACCTTGAAAAGGACGACCTCTTGgattttgagacttctgattgtctcaaagaCTAA